CGCGATGGGCACTGCAACTGGGTTGAGCTTGATGACGTGGAGCTAAAGGATGGTCGGTGGTACGCTTCGAATCAAATATTACCAGACGGGTCGGTGATTATTATCGGTGGGAGAGCAACGAGTACAGTTGAGTACTATCCGCCGAGAAAAAACGGTGCCGTTGCGCTCCCATTCCTTGCTGACGTGGAAGATAGTCAGATGGACAATCTGTACCCTTACGTTCATCTCCTCCCCAACGGTCACCTTTTCATCTTCGCTAACAACAAAGCAGTGTTGTATGACCACGAGGCTAACATGGTCGTGAAGAATTATCCACCGTTGGATGGGGGCCCACGTAACTATCCATCGGCTGGATCATCCGCCATGCTGGCACTTGATGGCGACTACTCAACGGCTGTGATTGTGGTCTGCGGTGGCGCACAATACGGTGCGTTTATTGAGAGGAGCACGGACACACCGGCGCACGGTAGCTGTGGGCGTATTGTAGCGACAGGACCCGACCCGGTTTGGGAAATGGAGGATATGGCATTCGGGCGGATTATGGGGGATATGGTTATGTTACCCACGGGTGAGGTTTTGATTATCAATGGAGCTCAAGCGGGTACTCAAGGGTTTGAGATGGGTTCGAACCCGTGTTTGTACCCGCTTCTTTATCGACCCGACCAACCAGTCGGGTTACGGTTTATGACTTTGACTCCAGGTACTGTTCCCAGAATGTACCACTCAACTGCCAACCTGTTACCGGATGGACGGGTTTTGATCGCCGGAAGCAATCCGCATGTTCTTTACAGATTCAATGCTGAGTTCCCGACCGAATTGCGAATTGAAGCGTTCTCGCCCGAGTACTTGTCGGCGGATCGGGCGAATATCCGACCCGTGATTGAGGGAATTCCTGAAACGGTGCGTTACGGTGATGTGTTTGAAGTGTCTCTATCTGTTACATTACCTGTTGTGGGGATTGTGGAAGTGAATTTTGGAAGTGCGCCTTTTGCAACGCATTCATTTTCGCAAGGACAAAGGTTGGTTAAATTAGCCGTTAAAAGTGCCGTACCAGACGGTGATGGCCGTTATAAAGTGGGATGTACGGCGCCGCCAAATGGGATGGTTGCTCCGCCGGGTTATTACATGGCATTTGCTGTCAATCAGGGCGTGCCAAGTGTTGCACGTTGGGTACAGCTGGCAGCAAAATGATATAGttcctttaaaaaaacaaattattttatatatatatatatatctatatatatagtttcatttttttgtttaattgaaaatattttctttttatgaaagTGCAATTTTAGTTTTCATTACAATTGCACACTGGGAAATTGCAAATTTGTAACTggtgataaaagaaaatgttgatGAAGAAAACATCTAATGGCTGATGGGTTTTAGaccactttttttgttttgttttgttttatttatttatttatttttgttgtaatagCTTAAAGTGTGCGTTGCTTTTTTTCTTGACTGATTGGTAAAAAGGTTGTTAAAGTATGATTTTATGTTGAAAAAAACATGGTTTTTAAAAGCTGTAGCAACTGAGTTAAGGATGATATCGAAGTGATGGATTCAACTGACTTTGATTCAAGGTGATGATGGCATATAAGCTTTGTTGCGTCGGTTTTACAATCCTGAGGACATGgataataatttgaaaatctttATTGAGATATCCCttgaaaaaaatcatttggaTAGGAACAAAGCTTGGTGAATCTACTGTCTGTAGTGCGTACAATATGGATGTTCGACATTGACAAAGTGCAACACAGGTTGAATCAATCAGTTGCTTCTTCTAGAAGTCTAGGAGTTTTTAATTTGGAGAATTCATTGGTCCGTGAAAATCCCTCagaaaatgaatattttctttGAAGAGTTCTCAAATATTCCATTCCCACTGTGTCTAACATGTGAAATAAGAAAATCCCAGTAGACTGAATAAGCCGGATTTTGTAAACAAAGTGAGGAAACTGTTGTTCATgcttagacatggcaaaatgggTCAAAATTTTCTGACCTGACCCAATTGACCCGCAACCCAATTGACCCGACTCACCCATTTTGCCACATCTACTAATGTTgagtagattgagattg
The sequence above is drawn from the Quercus robur chromosome 7, dhQueRobu3.1, whole genome shotgun sequence genome and encodes:
- the LOC126692678 gene encoding aldehyde oxidase GLOX — protein: MDSVLSKWLLLFFFTITLTTTTKLARAQLPGTWELVVENAGIASMHTAVTRFNTVVLLDRTNIGPSRKMLPKGHCRFDRTDAVLKRDCYAHSVVLDLQTKLIRPLMILTDTWCSSGQFLPDGTLLQTGGDLDGLRKIRKFEPCERDGHCNWVELDDVELKDGRWYASNQILPDGSVIIIGGRATSTVEYYPPRKNGAVALPFLADVEDSQMDNLYPYVHLLPNGHLFIFANNKAVLYDHEANMVVKNYPPLDGGPRNYPSAGSSAMLALDGDYSTAVIVVCGGAQYGAFIERSTDTPAHGSCGRIVATGPDPVWEMEDMAFGRIMGDMVMLPTGEVLIINGAQAGTQGFEMGSNPCLYPLLYRPDQPVGLRFMTLTPGTVPRMYHSTANLLPDGRVLIAGSNPHVLYRFNAEFPTELRIEAFSPEYLSADRANIRPVIEGIPETVRYGDVFEVSLSVTLPVVGIVEVNFGSAPFATHSFSQGQRLVKLAVKSAVPDGDGRYKVGCTAPPNGMVAPPGYYMAFAVNQGVPSVARWVQLAAK